The following coding sequences lie in one Spirosoma sp. KUDC1026 genomic window:
- a CDS encoding alpha/beta hydrolase family protein: protein MAAQMGPWRPRDLAKPPLYRWINAETEPVRQLIYSGPAYGNLASTDVFAYYAKPSNGATGKRPAIVLVHGGDGYAFKDWVQLWASRGYHAIAMDLGGSGPDYQRLSKGGPSQNSREKFTSIAQPQDRQWVYHAVSNVMAAHSLIRSLPDVDTSRTIMAGVSWGGFLTTIVAGLDPRLSAVSISYGCGFLNEPGSVFDQDFLSLTAQQRTQWLTKYDPSNYLPQVRTPVLWLAGATDQYFAPVSLSKSSSLVAQNSQYSLRPYFKHSQSDGANAPEIEVFFNQILFGAPPLATLTAEHVGSGLVSARVLAKTRVYGAALSYTTDNTLPYESRRWITLPAKVEGSSITAPALPTNTTIWFLTAVDERNTIVSGAYHVVQH, encoded by the coding sequence TTGGCGGCTCAGATGGGTCCCTGGCGGCCCAGAGATCTGGCGAAGCCCCCCCTTTATCGCTGGATCAACGCAGAAACTGAGCCGGTCCGGCAGCTTATTTATAGCGGTCCCGCCTACGGAAACCTAGCTTCTACGGACGTGTTTGCCTACTACGCTAAACCCAGTAACGGCGCAACCGGCAAAAGGCCGGCAATCGTTCTGGTACATGGCGGAGATGGCTACGCGTTTAAGGACTGGGTTCAGTTGTGGGCCAGTCGCGGCTACCACGCCATTGCCATGGACCTGGGGGGCAGTGGCCCTGATTATCAACGCCTGTCTAAGGGAGGACCATCACAGAATAGCCGCGAGAAATTTACCAGTATTGCCCAGCCGCAGGACAGACAATGGGTTTACCATGCCGTATCTAACGTTATGGCGGCCCACTCGCTGATCCGAAGCTTACCTGACGTTGACACCAGCCGGACGATTATGGCAGGTGTGAGCTGGGGAGGATTTCTGACAACGATAGTTGCCGGGCTGGACCCTCGTCTGAGTGCAGTCAGTATCAGTTATGGCTGCGGTTTCCTGAATGAACCCGGTAGCGTGTTCGATCAAGATTTCCTGTCTCTGACAGCCCAGCAGCGCACTCAATGGCTCACCAAATACGACCCGTCCAACTACCTGCCGCAGGTCCGCACGCCCGTGCTCTGGCTGGCCGGCGCCACTGACCAGTACTTTGCGCCCGTCAGCCTCAGCAAATCCAGCAGTCTGGTGGCGCAGAACTCTCAGTATAGCCTGCGTCCTTACTTCAAACATTCGCAGAGCGATGGCGCGAATGCGCCCGAAATTGAGGTATTTTTCAATCAGATCCTGTTCGGCGCCCCTCCATTGGCTACGTTAACCGCCGAGCATGTTGGCTCTGGTCTGGTCAGCGCCAGAGTACTGGCCAAAACGCGGGTGTATGGTGCTGCCCTATCGTACACAACAGACAACACGTTGCCGTACGAATCAAGAAGGTGGATAACGCTGCCCGCTAAAGTTGAGGGTTCGTCAATTACCGCCCCTGCTCTACCCACCAACACAACGATTTGGTTTTTAACGGCTGTCGATGAACGGAATACCATCGTATCAGGTGCCTATCATGTTGTGCAACACTGA
- the hslU gene encoding ATP-dependent protease ATPase subunit HslU — MTQLLKDLTPRQIVAELDQYIIGQHDAKRNVAIALRNRWRRMNSAADMQREITPNNILMIGATGVGKTEIARRLAKIADAPFIKVEASKFTEVGYVGRDVESMVRDLVEQAINMVRSAKKETVKVKAQQNVEDAILDILIPPVKPAGAPSVGFSNEHNDPDAELNERTRERFREKIRSGEMDDRKIDIDVQQSQTPNIGVLGGGVDDLSMMNIQEMIGNMMPKRGKKRKVTIAEARTILLEEEAAKLIDMDEVKEEAIRKAEDAGIIFIDEIDKVASSRSGNGGGPDVSREGVQRDLLPIVEGSAVNTKYGILHTDHILFIAAGAFHVAKPSDLIPELQGRFPIRVELQSLSENDFYQILKEPKNALTKQYEAMLQAEGVELTFDDEALRELARIAFEVNADVENIGARRLQTVLSHLMNDFMFDIPDVIGANAHVVVTKELVGQKLNGLVKNRDLSQFIL; from the coding sequence ATGACCCAATTACTCAAAGACCTTACCCCCCGGCAGATCGTTGCCGAACTGGATCAGTACATTATCGGCCAGCACGACGCCAAACGGAACGTAGCGATTGCCCTCCGCAACCGCTGGCGCCGGATGAACAGCGCAGCCGACATGCAGCGCGAGATTACGCCTAACAATATTCTGATGATTGGCGCGACCGGCGTCGGTAAAACCGAAATTGCCCGGCGACTCGCCAAAATTGCCGATGCCCCTTTCATCAAGGTGGAAGCGTCGAAGTTTACCGAAGTCGGCTACGTAGGCCGCGACGTGGAAAGCATGGTTCGGGATCTGGTTGAGCAGGCTATCAATATGGTACGTTCGGCCAAAAAGGAAACGGTTAAAGTCAAGGCCCAGCAGAACGTCGAAGATGCCATCCTGGACATTCTGATTCCCCCCGTCAAACCAGCGGGTGCCCCGTCCGTGGGCTTCTCGAACGAACATAACGATCCGGATGCCGAACTGAACGAACGTACCCGCGAACGGTTCCGGGAGAAAATCCGCTCCGGCGAGATGGACGACCGCAAGATCGACATCGATGTTCAGCAGTCGCAGACGCCAAATATTGGCGTGCTGGGCGGTGGCGTTGATGACCTGTCGATGATGAACATTCAGGAAATGATCGGCAACATGATGCCCAAGCGGGGCAAGAAACGGAAGGTGACCATCGCCGAAGCCCGAACGATTCTGCTGGAGGAAGAAGCCGCCAAGCTAATCGATATGGACGAAGTGAAGGAAGAAGCCATCCGCAAAGCCGAAGACGCCGGGATTATTTTCATCGACGAAATTGACAAGGTAGCTTCCTCCCGTTCCGGCAACGGCGGTGGGCCAGACGTTAGCCGCGAGGGCGTTCAGCGCGACCTACTGCCTATTGTTGAAGGCAGCGCCGTGAACACCAAATACGGTATTCTTCACACAGATCACATTCTGTTTATTGCAGCGGGGGCCTTCCACGTTGCCAAACCCAGCGATCTGATTCCGGAGTTGCAGGGTCGTTTTCCTATTCGGGTGGAGTTGCAGAGCCTGTCGGAAAACGATTTTTACCAGATCCTGAAAGAACCCAAGAACGCACTGACCAAGCAGTACGAAGCGATGCTCCAGGCCGAAGGCGTTGAACTGACCTTCGACGACGAAGCGCTACGTGAGCTGGCCCGGATTGCCTTCGAGGTCAACGCCGACGTGGAGAACATTGGTGCCCGGCGGCTTCAGACCGTGTTAAGCCACCTGATGAACGACTTCATGTTCGACATTCCGGACGTAATCGGCGCGAACGCCCACGTCGTTGTGACGAAAGAACTGGTTGGCCAGAAATTAAATGGCCTGGTCAAAAACCGGGACCTGAGCCAGTTCATTCTGTAA
- a CDS encoding beta-N-acetylhexosaminidase: MHFLRTAFLALCVSVAQAQSPIHLIPQPVSMQAQKGTFTLTRSTSIQYNQSGGKVAADLLAQQLNTPTGFSIRPKEGKSGAIQLNLNATPNTQLGAEGYSLTATPKGVIITANQPAGLFYGAQTLAQLLPKEIGSKTAVSTSWTVPAVQITDYPRFGWRGIMLDVSRHFFPKEDVKKYIDQIAKLKYNTLHWHLTDDNGWRLEIKSLPKLTSVGAWRVARTGHFNDRPEPKPGEPTPYGGFYTQDDVREIVKYAQDRNVTIVPEIDIPGHSMAALAAYPELSCTKAPVSVNPGTAFSEWYGNGTFKMKVENTLNPSDEKVYEFLDKVFTEVAALFPNPYIHAGGDECYKGYWAQDPGCQELMKKLNIRHVEDLQGYFMGRVEKILTAKGKKFLGWDEILEGGISPTATVMSWRGVKGGIEAAHMGHNIVMTPTTFAYLDYNQGDNSVDPPIYATLRAQTSYNYEPVPDGVDPKYILGGQGNLWTEQVPTLRHAEYMTYPRAWALSEVYWSPKEIKNWPNFVERMESHFDRADVAQVNYSKAIYDAIVKTSMKDNKLMLNMASEVPGLAIYYSIDDTMPDQFSTKYSEPVELPDGPITLRVVTYRAGKLIGHLITLSRDALMKRAGR, encoded by the coding sequence ATGCACTTTCTTCGTACCGCTTTTCTGGCACTCTGCGTCAGCGTCGCCCAGGCGCAGTCCCCCATTCATTTAATCCCACAGCCTGTCAGTATGCAGGCGCAGAAAGGAACATTTACGTTAACCAGGTCAACCAGTATTCAGTATAACCAGAGTGGGGGAAAAGTTGCCGCCGACCTGCTGGCGCAGCAACTGAATACGCCTACTGGCTTCTCGATCAGGCCGAAAGAAGGTAAATCGGGTGCTATCCAGCTTAACCTGAACGCGACGCCAAACACCCAGCTTGGGGCCGAGGGGTACTCGCTGACGGCTACGCCCAAAGGTGTTATCATCACAGCGAACCAACCTGCGGGGCTATTTTACGGGGCGCAGACGCTGGCACAACTGCTGCCCAAAGAGATTGGCAGTAAAACAGCGGTAAGTACCAGCTGGACCGTACCCGCCGTACAAATCACCGATTACCCACGTTTCGGCTGGCGGGGAATTATGCTCGACGTGAGCCGTCACTTCTTTCCAAAAGAGGACGTAAAAAAATACATCGACCAGATCGCCAAACTAAAATACAACACGCTGCACTGGCACCTGACCGACGATAACGGCTGGCGTCTGGAGATCAAATCGTTGCCGAAACTGACCAGCGTTGGCGCCTGGCGCGTGGCCCGGACCGGCCACTTCAACGACCGCCCCGAACCGAAACCCGGTGAGCCAACGCCCTACGGCGGATTTTATACCCAGGACGACGTTCGCGAGATTGTCAAATATGCCCAGGATCGCAACGTGACAATTGTGCCGGAAATTGATATTCCTGGTCACAGCATGGCGGCTCTGGCAGCCTATCCCGAACTGAGCTGCACCAAAGCGCCGGTGAGCGTTAATCCGGGTACGGCGTTCTCAGAATGGTATGGCAACGGTACCTTTAAAATGAAAGTAGAGAACACGCTGAACCCGTCGGACGAGAAGGTGTACGAGTTTCTGGACAAAGTCTTTACCGAAGTTGCCGCCCTTTTTCCGAACCCCTACATCCATGCCGGTGGTGATGAATGTTACAAAGGCTACTGGGCGCAGGACCCCGGCTGCCAGGAGTTGATGAAAAAACTGAACATCCGGCACGTCGAAGACCTGCAGGGGTACTTTATGGGACGGGTCGAGAAAATCCTGACCGCCAAAGGCAAGAAATTCCTGGGCTGGGACGAAATCTTGGAAGGTGGAATCTCGCCAACGGCTACGGTTATGAGCTGGCGGGGCGTGAAAGGCGGGATCGAAGCCGCCCACATGGGCCACAACATAGTGATGACACCAACGACCTTCGCGTATCTTGATTACAACCAGGGCGATAATTCCGTTGACCCACCTATTTACGCAACACTACGTGCCCAGACCAGCTACAACTACGAACCCGTGCCGGACGGGGTCGATCCGAAGTATATTCTGGGTGGGCAGGGGAACCTCTGGACCGAGCAGGTTCCAACGCTACGTCACGCCGAATACATGACCTACCCGCGCGCCTGGGCGCTGTCTGAGGTGTACTGGTCGCCAAAGGAGATCAAGAACTGGCCGAATTTCGTGGAGCGGATGGAGTCGCACTTTGACCGGGCGGATGTGGCGCAGGTGAACTACTCGAAGGCGATATACGACGCCATTGTCAAGACCAGTATGAAGGATAACAAACTCATGCTGAACATGGCTAGTGAAGTGCCCGGCCTGGCTATTTACTATTCAATCGACGACACCATGCCCGATCAGTTCTCAACCAAATACAGCGAGCCCGTTGAACTGCCCGACGGACCGATCACGCTGCGTGTTGTGACGTACCGGGCGGGCAAACTCATCGGGCACCTGATTACGCTTTCGCGCGATGCGCTGATGAAGCGGGCGGGGCGGTAA
- a CDS encoding PhoH family protein, producing MVEKVITLDNVSLIDFLGVENTNIKEVAAAFPMSKIISRGNEIRIKGTTPEITRISDILDSLLEHYQRYGKITHENVQNYLSTSGISTAGVGAVPPVPPDDDEVLVYGTRGVVVRAKTDNQKRLVEAAEKYDLVFAVGPAGTGKTYTAVAIAVRALKNKEVKKIIITRPAVEAGENLGFLPGDLKEKIDPYLRPIYDALDDMIPAEKLKFYQENRIIEIAPLAYMRGRTLNNAFILLDEAQNTTTMQMKMFLTRMGPTSKAIITGDRSQIDLPNRQKSGLVESLAILKDVKGISFVELDGRDVVRHRLVREIVTAYEKAGQ from the coding sequence TTGGTCGAAAAAGTCATCACCCTCGATAATGTCTCGCTCATTGATTTTCTGGGCGTAGAGAATACTAATATTAAAGAAGTTGCCGCAGCATTCCCGATGAGTAAGATCATCTCCCGCGGCAACGAAATCCGGATTAAAGGCACTACGCCCGAGATTACCCGGATCAGCGACATCCTGGATTCGTTGCTTGAACACTACCAGCGTTACGGAAAGATTACGCACGAGAACGTGCAGAACTACCTAAGCACCAGTGGTATCTCGACTGCCGGGGTAGGGGCCGTTCCTCCGGTGCCACCCGACGATGATGAAGTACTGGTGTATGGAACGCGCGGGGTTGTGGTCCGGGCGAAAACTGATAATCAGAAACGATTGGTAGAGGCCGCCGAGAAATACGACCTGGTGTTTGCCGTTGGGCCTGCTGGTACGGGTAAAACCTATACGGCAGTTGCCATTGCCGTTCGGGCACTGAAAAATAAGGAAGTCAAGAAAATCATCATTACCCGGCCGGCAGTGGAAGCGGGCGAAAACCTGGGCTTTCTGCCGGGCGATCTGAAAGAAAAGATTGACCCGTATCTGCGGCCAATCTACGACGCGCTGGACGACATGATTCCGGCCGAGAAGCTGAAATTTTATCAGGAAAACCGGATCATTGAAATAGCCCCCCTGGCGTACATGCGCGGACGGACGCTGAACAATGCGTTTATTCTGCTCGACGAAGCGCAGAACACGACGACGATGCAGATGAAGATGTTTCTGACGCGGATGGGGCCAACATCGAAAGCCATCATCACCGGCGACCGGTCGCAGATTGACTTACCGAACCGGCAGAAGTCTGGTTTGGTCGAGTCGCTGGCCATTCTGAAAGATGTCAAAGGAATTTCGTTTGTCGAACTTGATGGTCGGGACGTGGTACGTCACCGGCTCGTGCGGGAAATTGTAACGGCTTATGAAAAAGCAGGGCAGTAA